Proteins co-encoded in one Arachis stenosperma cultivar V10309 chromosome 7, arast.V10309.gnm1.PFL2, whole genome shotgun sequence genomic window:
- the LOC130941603 gene encoding cytochrome b561 and DOMON domain-containing protein At2g04850, which translates to MLLLYLFLLLLPHTAFSSHCTTQTNTKTFQKCMNLPTQQASIAWTFHPYNSTLELAFFGTFISPSGWVGCGINPTSPEMTGTRALIAFPDPNSGQIVLLPYILDPTVKLQKSPLLSRPLDIHLLSSTATMYGGKLATVHNGAAIQIYASIKLKPNKTKIHLVWNRGLYVQGYSPTIHPTTSSDLSSITTFDVLSGSSASQHHDLTGLRVIHGTLNAISWGLLLPMGAISARYLRHIQALGTTWFYAHAGIQLFAFTLGTAGFALGIRLGQLSPGVEYGLHRKLGIAVFCLGALQTLALFFRPNARNKFRKYWKSYHHFVGYSCVVLGFVNVFQGFQVMGASRSYAKLCYCLGLSTLIGICIALEVNSWVVFCRKSKEEKLRREGLIGVSDKGSSAIHH; encoded by the coding sequence ATGCTGCTTCTTTACCTCTTTTTACTCCTCCTTCCACACACAGCATTCTCATCACACTGCACCACACAAACCAACACAAAAACCTTCCAAAAATGCATGAACCTCCCAACACAACAAGCCTCCATAGCATGGACTTTCCACCCTTACAACTCCACCTTGGAACTAGCCTTCTTCGGAACCTTCATCTCCCCTTCCGGTTGGGTTGGTTGCGGAATCAACCCAACTTCACCTGAGATGACAGGGACACGTGCCTTAATAGCATTCCCCGACCCAAACTCAGGCCAAATAGTCCTTCTACCTTACATTCTTGATCCAACCGTTAAGCTCCAAAAATCGCCACTCCTATCTCGGCCCCTTGACATCCACCTCCTCTCCTCCACTGCCACAATGTATGGCGGAAAATTAGCCACTGTCCACAACGGCGCAGCCATCCAAATCTATGCCTCAATCAAACTCAAACCGAACAAAACGAAAATCCACCTTGTTTGGAACCGTGGACTCTATGTCCAGGGCTACTCACCCACCATTCACCCAACAACTTCTAGTGACTTGTCTTCCATTACAACCTTTGATGTTCTATCAGGATCTTCAGCATCTCAGCACCATGATCTGACAGGATTAAGGGTCATCCATGGAACCTTGAATGCAATCTCATGGGGTCTTCTTTTGCCAATGGGGGCCATAAGTGCTCGTTACCTTAGGCACATTCAAGCATTAGGAACTACATGGTTCTATGCACATGCAGGGATTCAACTCTTTGCCTTCACACTTGGAACTGCTGGTTTTGCACTTGGAATACGCCTTGGGCAGCTTTCTCCAGGAGTGGAATATGGGCTTCATAGGAAGCTTGGAATCGCTGTGTTCTGCTTAGGGGCATTGCAGACACTTGCATTGTTTTTCAGGCCAAATGCAAGGAACAAGTTCAGGAAGTATTGGAAGTCCTATCACCATTTTGTAGGGTACTCTTGTGTGGTTCTTGGGTTTGTGAATGTGTTTCAAGGTTTTCAAGTGATGGGGGCAAGTAGGTCTTATGCTAAGTTGTGTTATTGCTTGGGTCTCTCTACTCTCATTGGAATTTGCATAGCCTTGGAGGTGAATTCTTGGGTTGTGTTTTGTAGAAAATCCAAGGAAGAGAAGCTGAGAAGGGAAGGCCTCATTGGGGTTTCAGACAAAGGGAGCAGTGCCATCCATCATTAA
- the LOC130941743 gene encoding uncharacterized protein LOC130941743: MVIPPPVRPPRITQFLKPYVLRMHFTNKYVSAQVIHTPTATVASSASSQEKALRSSLEIKRDVAAAAKIGKILAERLLLKDIAAVSVHLKREQKYHGKVKAVIDSLRDAGVKLL; this comes from the coding sequence ATGGTTATCCCTCCTCCAGTAAGGCCTCCAAGGATCACACAATTTCTAAAACCCTATGTTCTGAGAATGCATTTTACCAATAAGTATGTGAGTGCCCAGGTGATCCACACGCCAACTGCTACCGTGGCCTCTTCTGCTAGCTCACAGGAGAAAGCATTGAGATCAAGCTTGGAAATTAAGCGTGATGTGGCCGCGGCTGCAAAGATCGGGAAGATACTAGCCGAACGGCTCTTGCTTAAGGACATTGCTGCTGTTTCTGTTCATTTGAAGAGAGAACAGAAGTATCATGGGAAGGTTAAGGCAGTTATTGATTCTCTCAGGGATGCTGGCGTTAAGCTTCTTTGA
- the LOC130941326 gene encoding heterogeneous nuclear ribonucleoprotein 1, translated as MQSDNGKLFIGGISWDTNEERLREYFGTYGEVVEAVIMKDRTTGRARGFGFVVFSDPAVADLVIKEKHNIDGRMVEAKKAVPRDDQNILSRNSGSVHGSPGPGRTRKIFVGGLASTVTESDFKKYFDQFGTITDVVVMYDHNTQRPRGFGFITYDSEEAVDKVLFKNFHELNGKMVEVKRAVPKELSPGPNRSPLPGFNYGLSRVNNFLNGFTQGYTPSAVGGYGLQVDGRFSPVASARTGFAPFGSGYGMSMNFEPSLGAGFGRSANFNSNLSYGRGLNPPYIGSSNRLGSPMGYDSGNGGSNSFFSSATRNLWGNGGLSYGTGSANSSAYVGSGSGSVGGNAFGNAGVNWGTSAVSAQGGGNNVLQNSGNLGYGGGDNTYNLGTGGYGRSSGSAIAPTSSYTASNGAVDGAFADFYNNNNSVYGDATWRSSNSERDGSGPFSYGLGGSATDVSGKSSPGYVGGYTINKRQPNRGIAT; from the exons ATGCAATCAGATAATGGCAAGTTATTCATTGGGGGGATATCATGGGACACGAATGAAGAGCGACTCAGAGAGTATTTCGGTACTTATGGGGAGGTTGTGGAAGCAGTGATAATGAAGGATCGCACCACCGGTCGAGCCCGTGGATTTGGTTTTGTTGTTTTTTCGGACCCAGCTGTGGCAGACTTAGTCATAAAAGAGAAGCACAATATAGATGGAAGGATG GTGGAGGCAAAGAAGGCTGTTCCCAGGGATGATCAGAATATACTGAGTAGAAACAGTGGCAGCGTCCATGGTTCTCCCGGTCCAGGTCGCACAAGAAAGATATTTGTTGGAGGTTTAGCATCTACGGTGACAGAGAGCGATTTCAAGAAGTACTTTGATCAGTTTGGGACTATAACGGATGTTGTAGTAATGTATGATCACAACACTCAAAGGCCAAGAGGCTTTGGATTTATCACTTATGATTCTGAGGAGGCTGTTGACAAGGTTTTGTTTAAGAATTTCCATGAATTGAATGGTAAAATGGTTGAAGTGAAGCGAGCAGTACCTAAGGAGTTATCGCCAGGACCGAATCGCAGCCCACTTCCTGGATTCAACTATGGTCTGAGTAGGGTCAATAACTTCTTAAATGGATTCACTCAGGGATATACTCCAAGTGCTGTTGGAGGCTATGGACTTCAGGTGGACGGTAGATTCAGTCCAGTTGCGAGTGCTCGAACTGGATTTGCTCCATTTGGATCTGGTTATGGAATGAGCATGAATTTTGAACCTAGTTTGGGTGCTGGATTTGGGAGGAGTGCAAATTTCAATAGTAATCTTAGCTATGGTCGGGGTTTAAATCCTCCTTACATTGGCAGCTCCAATAGGCTTGGAAGCCCTATGGGGTATGACAGTGGTAATGGAGGAAGCAATTCTTTTTTCAGCTCCGCTACACGGAATTTGTGGGGGAATGGTGGCCTTAGTTATGGAACTGGTTCTGCAAATTCCAGTGCATACGTTGGATCCGGGAGTGGAAGCGTTGGAGGAAACGCCTTTGGCAATGCTGGTGTCAACTGGGGTACTTCAGCGGTTTCTGCGCAAGGCGGTGGTAACAATGTGCTACAGAATAGTGGCAACCTTGGTTATGGAGGTGGTGACAACACTTATAATTTGGGGACTGGTGGGTATGGAAGAAGCAGTGGTTCTGCTATTGCCCCAACATCTTCATACACTGCTTCAAATGGCGCCGTTGATGGTGCTTTTGCTGatttttacaataataataattcggTTTATGGGGACGCCACATGGCGTTCTTCAAATTCCGAGCGAGATGGATCTGGTCCCTTCAGTTATGGACTTGGTGGTTCGGCTACAGATGTTTCAGGAAAAAGTTCTCCGGGTTATGTTGGTGGTTATACTATTAATAAGAGGCAGCCAAATAGGG GAATTGCTACATAG
- the LOC130942098 gene encoding putative MO25-like protein At5g47540 — MKGLFKNKPRTPAELVRHVHHLLLLLSSKSDIDQKREEKYLADLSRTILDIRTVLYGNGESEPIPDACSQVTQEFFKEDTFRLLVLFLLNLPLGARQDATHVIANLQRQRINSQIIASQYLEKNLDLVDMLINGYEQDGDIALTYGAVARECIRHQCVARHVLGSDHMKKFFDYIQLPNFEIASDALSTFKELLTRHKSTVSEFLSKNYDWFFEEYNTRLLESNSYFTRRLAIKLLADMLLDRSNSATMVRYVSSVSNMVILMNLLRDSNKTIQYESFHVFKLFVANQNKPPEIVNILVTNRNKLLNFLGDFNFEKADEQFQADKQQVISEIISLGHKDPHGTSMDNCEVQC; from the exons ATGAAGGGCCTTTTCAAGAACAAGCCTCGCACCCCTGCGGAGCTCGTCCGCCATGTCCACCACCTCCTTCTCCTTCTCAGCTCCAAATCTGACATCGATCAAAAGCGTGAAGAAAAG TATCTTGCAGATCTAAGCAGGACGATATTGGACATAAGAACTGTTCTATATGGAAACGGTGAATCAGAGCCAATTCCAGATGCGTGTTCTCAAGTCACTCAAGAGTTCTTCAAGGAGGATACATTTCGCCTTCTTGTCCTCTTTCTTCTAAATCTACCACTTGGG GCTCGCCAAGATGCTACTCATGTGATTGCAAACTTGCAAAGGCAGCGAATCAATTCACAGATAATAGCTTCCCAATACCTGGAAAAAAATTTGGATCTCGTGGATATGCTAATTAATGG TTATGAACAAGATGGTGACATTGCTTTGACTTATGGTGCGGTTGCAAGAGAGTGCATACGCCATCAGTGTGTTGCTAG ACATGTCTTGGGATCAGATCACATGAAGAAGTTCTTTGACTATATTCAACTGCCGAATTTCGAAATCGCCTCAGATGCTCTTTCAACTTTTAAA GAGCTATTAACAAGGCACAAATCCACCGTCTCTGAATTTCTTTCCAAGAATTATGATTGG TTTTTTGAAGAGTACAATACTCGATTGCTAGAATCTAACAGTTATTTCACTAGACGACTTGCCATTAAG TTATTGGCGGATATGTTATTGGATCGCTCCAATTCTGCTACAATGGTTCGGTATGTGAGCTCAGTAAGTAACATGGTCATCCTCATGAACCTCCTAAGG GATTCTAATAAAACAATTCAGTACGAaagcttccatgtttttaag TTGTTCGTTGCAAACCAGAACAAGCCTCCTGAAATTGTCAATATACTTGTTACAAACAGGAATAAGCTTCTGAACTTTCTTGGTGACTTCAACTTTGAGAAAg CGGATGAGCAATTTCAAGCAGATAAACAACAAGTAATTAGTGAGATAATTAGTCTTGGACACAAGGATCCCCATGGCACATCTATGGACAATTGTGAAGTTCAATGTTGA
- the LOC130941406 gene encoding 50S ribosomal protein L3-2, mitochondrial: MLALSRGLVSRLQFFATDAAAVAATPFPVRFLRGFSSDAAVAAETRIIDAKPGVMTPNSKRTGIIALKCGMSALWDKWGARIPITVLWVDDNIVSQVKTPEKEGIFALQIGCGQKKEKHLTKPEVGHFRAQGVPMKRKLREFPVTEDALLPVGTSLNVRHFVPGQYVDITGITKGKGFQGGMKRHGFKGMPASHGASLSHRSIGSTGQRDAPGKVFKGKKMPGRMGGEQRTVKNVWVYKICPARNLMWVKGQVPGATGNFVFIKDAVYEKPDISILPFPTFFAPEDEDTENLKPLVADLGDVDPFMITD, from the exons ATGCTGGCCCTTTCGAGAGGCCTCGTTTCTCGTCTTCAATTCTTCGCAACCGATGCGGCGGCGGTGGCGGCGACACCATTCCCTGTTCGATTTCTGAGGGGATTCAGCTCCGATGCCGCCGTTGCGGCTGAGACTCGGATTATCGATGCGAAGCCAGGGGTGATGACCCCAAATTCCAAACGAACCGGGATTATAGCCCTCAAGTGTGGTATGAGTGCACTCTGGGATAAATGGGGCGCTAGAATTCCAATAACCGTACTTTGGGTCGATGATAATATCGTTTCTCAGGTTAAGACTCCTGAGAAGGAAGGAATCTTTGCCCTCCAG ATTGGTTGTGGGCAGAAGAAGGAGAAGCATTTGACCAAGCCTGAAGTGGGTCATTTTCGGGCTCAAGGAGTTCCgatgaagaggaagctaagggAGTTTCCGGTGACAGAGGATGCACTTCTTCCTGTTGGTACTTCGCTTAATGTTCGTCATTTTGTGCCAGGCCAGTATGTTGATATAACGGGAATCACAAAAGGAAAAGGTTTTCAG GGTGGAATGAAGCGGCATGGATTTAAGGGAATGCCTGCATCCCATGGTGCATCATTATCACATCGAAGCATTGGTTCTACAGGTCAAAGGGACGCTCCTGGAAAG GTGTTTAAAGGTAAAAAGATGCCTGGACGCATGGGTGGGGAGCAAAGAACAGTTAAAAATGTGTGGGTCTACAAAATTTGTCCAGCAAGGAATTTGATGTGGGTGAAAGGCCAG GTTCCAGGAGCTACAGGGAACTTCGTTTTTATAAAAGATGCTGTCTATGAAAAACCGGACATATCTATACTTCCATTCCCAACTTTCTTTGCCCCGGAAGATGAAGATACAGAAAATTTGAAGCCTTTGGTGGCTGATCTTGGGGATGTGGATCCATTTATGATTACAGATTAA
- the LOC130940914 gene encoding polygalacturonase-like, whose amino-acid sequence MDMELSTTTLVLFILLAACGIAQSLVVPISKYGGVPNSDITQALTNAWREACASPTASKIVIPRGNFRMRAVDLKGPCKAPIELYVDGTIIAPMNPRGVGDEWQWVKVQYVDYFTLSGNGVFDGQGGIAWQQNDCGTNLNCARTPMNFGFNFMKHAVVRTITSKDSKNFNVNVLGCQNFTFDGFKVIAPGNSLNTDGIHLGRSNGVRILNTDIKAGDDCISIGDGSVNTYIYNVKCGPGHGISVGSLGKYTTEAPVNGLILKKVTLTNTDNGLRIKTWPSAPGTSPISNLFYEDVTMINVRNPIIIDQEYCPWNQCNKRNPSKIRIRNVSFKNIRGTSLTREGVNLICSSALPCQQVSLRDIDLKFNGAPAVAVCRNVRPTVAGRALPFVAAN is encoded by the exons ATGGATATGGAGTTGAGCACCACAACGCTTGTTTTATTCATATTGCTGGCTGCGTGTGGCATAGCTCAATCTCTTGTCGTTCCTATTTCAAAATATGGTGGGGTACCTAATTCAGATATAACTCAGGCTCTTACAAATGCATGGAGAGAAGCATGTGCATCACCAACAGCAAGCAAGATTGTGATACCTCGTGGGAATTTTAGAATGAGGGCAGTGGATTTGAAAGGGCCTTGTAAGGCTCCTATTGAGCTTTATGTTGATGGAACAATTATAGCACCAATGAACCCTCGTGGTGTTGGCGATGAATGGCAATGGGTTAAGGTTCAATATGTTGATTACTTCACCCTCTCTGGCAATGGTGTTTTTGATGGTCAAGGTGGAATAGCTTGGCAACAAAATGATTGTGGAACCAACCTCAATTGTGCTAGGACTCCAATG AATTTCGGTTTCAACTTCATGAAACATGCAGTTGTTAGGACAATAACATCAAAGGATAGCAAGAACTTTAATGTGAATGTATTGGGGTGCCAAAACTTCACCTTTGATGGGTTCAAGGTCATTGCACCAGGGAACAGCCTAAACACAGATGGTATCCACTTGGGAAGATCAAATGGAGTCAGAATTCTGAACACAGACATAAAGGCCGGAGACGATTGCATCTCGATCGGCGACGGAAGCGTGAACACATACATCTACAATGTGAAGTGTGGACCTGGCCATGGCATCAGTGTTGGAAGCCTTGGCAAGTACACCACTGAGGCTCCTGTGAATGGTCTTATTCTCAAGAAGGTCACTCTCACAAACACTGACAATGGTTTGAGGATCAAGACTTGGCCTAGTGCTCCTGGAACTTCTCCTATCTCTAATCTCTTTTATGAAGACGTTACCATGATTAATGTCAGGAACCCTATTATCATTGACCAGGAGTATTGCCCTTGGAACCAGTGCAATAAACGG AATCCATCAAAAATAAGGATAAGAAATGTTTCATTCAAGAACATTAGGGGAACCTCACTAACCAGGGAGGGGGTGAACCTCATCTGCAGCAGTGCTTTGCCATGTCAGCAGGTCAGCCTACGTGATATTGATCTCAAATTCAACGGAGCTCCGGCAGTCGCCGTATGTCGTAACGTCAGGCCCACCGTTGCAGGAAGAGCTCTTCCATTCGTAGCTGCTAATTAG